One segment of Tamlana crocina DNA contains the following:
- a CDS encoding SelT/SelW/SelH family protein: MKNQVKIIYCTQCKWLLRSTWMAQELLTTFSEDIDELTLVPGTGGIFEIYANDVKIWSRKEMKDFPEITTLKIKVRDVINPDKDLGHIDRKKQG; the protein is encoded by the coding sequence ACTGTACGCAATGCAAGTGGTTATTGCGGTCAACTTGGATGGCTCAAGAACTGCTAACAACATTTAGTGAAGATATAGATGAGCTAACACTTGTGCCGGGTACGGGTGGTATTTTTGAGATTTACGCCAACGATGTGAAAATTTGGTCGCGAAAGGAGATGAAGGACTTCCCGGAAATAACCACCTTAAAAATAAAGGTTAGGGATGTGATAAACCCCGATAAGGATTTAGGGCATATTGATAGGAAAAAACAGGGTTAA